A DNA window from Rhizobium sp. NXC14 contains the following coding sequences:
- a CDS encoding ABC transporter permease, with product MAQIVSPAIACRRRTARVSRRMNLIAGTVIIGLLVAVALLSLVWTPLPPAKMQIIHKLQPPLAFGLLGTDQFGRDVASMLMAGCWNSLSIAITAVAIGGTLGSISGISAAAIRGPAEALLMRICDVIFALPPILSAMVLGAFLGPGRFTAITAIAVFMIPVFARVTLATSLQAWSRDYVTAARAIGNTRLTISLRHVLPNIISQIIVHGTIQLGLAILTEAGLSFLGLGMAPPAPTWGRMLADAQTYLALAPWLAVLPGLAIALTVLGFNMLGDGLRDLLDPREASR from the coding sequence ATGGCCCAGATCGTATCCCCCGCCATCGCCTGCCGCCGAAGAACTGCCAGAGTTAGCCGGCGAATGAACCTCATCGCGGGCACTGTCATCATTGGCTTGCTGGTCGCCGTTGCGCTGCTATCGCTCGTCTGGACGCCGCTGCCGCCGGCGAAGATGCAGATCATCCATAAACTGCAGCCGCCGCTTGCCTTCGGCTTGCTCGGCACGGATCAGTTCGGCCGCGACGTGGCATCGATGCTGATGGCCGGATGCTGGAACTCCCTGTCGATCGCCATCACCGCGGTTGCGATCGGCGGGACGCTCGGCTCGATATCAGGCATTTCCGCAGCGGCGATCCGCGGTCCAGCCGAAGCGCTGCTGATGCGCATCTGCGACGTCATCTTCGCCTTGCCGCCGATCCTGTCGGCCATGGTGCTCGGCGCCTTTCTCGGGCCGGGGCGGTTCACCGCAATCACGGCGATCGCCGTCTTCATGATTCCGGTCTTTGCACGGGTGACGCTGGCAACCTCGCTGCAGGCCTGGAGCCGCGATTATGTGACGGCGGCACGCGCGATCGGCAATACGCGCCTGACCATTTCGCTGCGCCATGTGCTGCCGAACATCATCAGCCAGATCATCGTGCATGGGACAATCCAGCTCGGACTGGCGATCCTGACCGAGGCCGGCCTCAGCTTTCTCGGGCTCGGCATGGCGCCGCCGGCGCCGACATGGGGCCGAATGCTTGCGGATGCGCAAACCTACCTGGCGTTGGCCCCCTGGCTGGCGGTCCTGCCCGGCCTTGCCATCGCGCTCACCGTGCTCGGCTTCAACATGCTCGGCGACGGCTTGCGCGATCTCCTCGATCCACGCGAGGCGAGCCGCTGA
- a CDS encoding ABC transporter substrate-binding protein has protein sequence MMNKVSFASSGCFIKRLSLGAALSAGLVVTAMTPAEAAKTALNLGMSVEPTGLDPTIAAPVAIGQVTWQNVFEGLVTIDQTGKVQPQLAKSWEISADGLIYTFKLRTGVKFHDGEAFDAAAAKFSLDRARGADSVNPQKRFFTSIASIETPDAETLVLHLSAPTGSLIYWLGWPASVMVAAKTADNDKVTPIGTGPFKFASWTKGDRVELVRNGDYWNKDAVAKLEKVTFRFIADPQAQAAALKSGDLDAFPEFAAPELMSSFDGDTRLITKVGNTELKVVAGMNNAKKPFDDKRVRQALMMAIDRQTVIDGAWSGLGTPIGSHYTPNDPGYKDMTGVLPYDVEKAKALLTEAGYANGFTFTIKSPQMAYAPRSAQVMQAMFAEIGVTMNIEPTEFPAKWVQDVMKDRNFDMTIVAHAEPLDIDIYARDPYYFNYRNPAFDALMKKVQETADPAAQNAIYGEAQKILAEDVPALYLFVMPKLGVWDRKLKGLWENEPIPSNVLSGVSWDE, from the coding sequence ATGATGAACAAGGTTTCGTTTGCGTCTTCGGGGTGCTTCATCAAGCGGCTTTCCCTCGGTGCTGCGTTGTCGGCCGGTCTCGTAGTGACGGCAATGACACCGGCTGAAGCGGCCAAGACCGCCCTCAATCTCGGCATGAGCGTCGAACCAACCGGCCTCGACCCGACGATCGCCGCACCGGTTGCGATCGGCCAGGTCACCTGGCAGAATGTGTTCGAGGGGCTGGTGACGATTGATCAGACCGGCAAGGTCCAGCCGCAGCTGGCGAAAAGCTGGGAAATCTCGGCCGATGGCCTGATCTATACGTTCAAGCTGCGGACCGGCGTCAAATTTCATGACGGCGAAGCATTCGATGCCGCTGCCGCCAAGTTTTCGCTGGACCGCGCCCGCGGGGCGGATTCGGTAAACCCGCAGAAGCGCTTCTTCACCTCGATCGCCTCGATAGAGACGCCAGACGCAGAAACGCTGGTGCTGCATCTCTCGGCGCCGACCGGCAGCCTGATCTACTGGCTCGGCTGGCCGGCATCCGTCATGGTCGCCGCGAAGACGGCCGACAACGACAAAGTGACGCCGATCGGCACCGGTCCCTTCAAATTCGCCAGCTGGACGAAGGGCGACAGGGTCGAACTCGTCAGGAATGGCGACTACTGGAACAAGGATGCGGTTGCCAAGCTCGAGAAGGTGACCTTCCGCTTCATCGCCGATCCGCAGGCGCAGGCGGCCGCGCTGAAATCCGGCGATCTCGACGCCTTTCCGGAATTTGCCGCGCCTGAGCTGATGAGTTCCTTCGACGGCGATACCAGACTCATCACCAAGGTCGGCAATACCGAACTCAAGGTCGTCGCCGGCATGAACAATGCGAAGAAGCCCTTCGACGACAAGCGCGTCCGCCAGGCGCTGATGATGGCGATCGACCGCCAGACGGTGATCGACGGGGCGTGGTCCGGCCTCGGCACGCCGATCGGCAGCCACTACACGCCGAACGATCCGGGCTATAAGGACATGACCGGCGTGCTGCCCTATGATGTCGAAAAGGCAAAGGCGCTGCTTACTGAGGCCGGCTACGCCAACGGCTTCACCTTCACGATCAAATCGCCGCAGATGGCCTATGCGCCGCGCAGCGCCCAAGTGATGCAGGCGATGTTTGCCGAGATCGGCGTGACGATGAACATCGAGCCGACGGAATTTCCGGCGAAATGGGTTCAGGACGTGATGAAGGATCGCAATTTCGACATGACGATCGTCGCCCATGCCGAACCGCTCGACATCGACATCTATGCGCGCGATCCTTATTATTTCAATTACAGGAACCCGGCCTTCGACGCGCTGATGAAGAAGGTCCAGGAGACCGCCGATCCTGCCGCGCAGAATGCAATCTATGGCGAGGCGCAGAAGATTCTGGCCGAAGACGTGCCGGCGCTCTACCTTTTCGTCATGCCGAAACTCGGTGTCTGGGACAGGAAGTTGAAGGGGCTATGGGAGAACGAGCCGATTCCCTCCAATGTGCTTTCCGGTGTTTCCTGGGACGAGTGA
- a CDS encoding ABC transporter permease, translated as MITLLARRFAGLFLTLLIVSLLIFAAMDLLPGDPASIMLGTSASPETLAALRHELGLDQPLILRYSQWLAGVLSGNLGQSYTYGVPVAGLIVERLAVTLPLALMAIVLSVAIALPLGALAASRRGGVFAIIATLFSQISIAVPAFWVALLMIILFSTLLGLMPAGGFPGWHEGFLPALQALVMPTVALAMPQAGVLTRVARSAVLEAMHEDFARTAVAKGLSSSAVLWRHIVPNALIPILTMIGLQFTFLVAGAVLVENVFNLPGLGRLALQALSQRDVIVMQDVVLFFAGLVIVVNFVVDLSYLAIDPRMRKAV; from the coding sequence ATGATCACCCTCCTCGCCCGCCGCTTCGCCGGCCTGTTCCTAACACTTCTCATCGTCTCGCTGCTGATCTTCGCGGCCATGGATCTTCTGCCGGGCGACCCCGCCTCGATCATGCTCGGCACCTCGGCAAGTCCGGAAACGCTGGCGGCGTTGCGCCACGAGCTCGGCCTCGACCAGCCGCTCATCCTGCGTTACAGCCAATGGCTCGCCGGCGTGCTGTCGGGCAATCTCGGCCAATCCTACACCTACGGCGTCCCGGTCGCCGGATTGATCGTCGAGCGGCTGGCGGTGACGCTGCCGCTGGCGCTGATGGCAATCGTGCTGTCGGTGGCGATTGCCCTACCGCTCGGCGCGCTGGCGGCTTCGCGCCGCGGCGGTGTCTTCGCCATCATCGCAACGCTCTTTTCGCAGATCAGCATCGCCGTGCCCGCCTTCTGGGTGGCGCTGCTCATGATCATCCTGTTTTCGACGCTGCTCGGACTGATGCCGGCGGGCGGCTTTCCTGGCTGGCACGAGGGGTTTCTGCCGGCATTGCAGGCGCTCGTCATGCCGACCGTCGCGCTGGCGATGCCGCAGGCGGGGGTGTTGACGCGCGTCGCACGTTCGGCGGTGCTCGAGGCGATGCATGAGGATTTTGCCCGCACCGCGGTGGCCAAGGGGCTGTCGAGCAGTGCGGTGCTGTGGCGGCATATCGTGCCGAATGCGCTGATCCCGATTCTGACGATGATCGGGCTGCAATTCACCTTTCTGGTCGCGGGCGCGGTGCTGGTGGAAAACGTCTTCAACCTGCCGGGGCTCGGGCGGCTTGCGCTTCAGGCACTCTCCCAGCGCGACGTCATCGTCATGCAGGATGTCGTGCTGTTCTTCGCAGGCTTGGTCATCGTGGTGAATTTCGTCGTCGATCTCTCCTATCTGGCGATCGACCCCAGGATGAGAAAGGCGGTCTGA